One region of Candidatus Saccharibacteria bacterium genomic DNA includes:
- the pheT gene encoding phenylalanine--tRNA ligase subunit beta: MKVSLNIVKQYTSVDLPVEELVEKINQQLGGVEEVIDLGAKYKGIVIARVVSCVDHPDSDHLHVCMIDDGGIVMDVERDNAGLVRVVCGAANVREGLTVAWLPPRATVPSSIGTGDPFVLSSREIRGVMSNGMLASPAELAIGDNHDGILEINPSEWKPSGVEIAPGVDFAQAFGLSDVIIDIENKMFTHRPDCFGQLGVAREISAILKGVPAEDDNDADTRFVNPDWYWLKPAFESAEGLTLSVHNDVPQKVPRLMAVAMKDVSVEPSPLWLQCALVALGSKPINNIVDLTNYIMLLTAQPTHAYDYDKLRGGVLGARMAKAGETITLLNGKQYSLSEEDIVMTDGEGAIGLGGIMGGGNSEVFAGTKNIVLEVANFDMYTLRRSSMRHGLFTDALTRFSKGQSPLQNDRVIARLMELMVVQTNGKQASDVFDMPSHSDQAAEVSLSGEIVVSSSFINARLGLSLEAWQIGGLLRRANFASYPSEKDENTLIITAPFWRTDIEQPEDIVEEVGRLYGFDKLPRELPERPMKPAPQNAKIEMKRKITQILSSAGANEVKTYSFVHERVLKGAGQDVTQAFKLSNALSPDLQYYRLSLTPSILDKVHSNIKAGHNEFALFEFGKAHRKGDLDDEQLPREYERLALVYAAKKSPHAAYYTARRYVEALSGDLRYVTLADFDASSYPIFEQLAKSFDPKRAAVIMSGDQFVGVVGEYATATRCAFKLPEGAAGFELFQSFLRKLTPSPYVPLSRFPYVTQDVSLKVSDDVAYQDLCNTVQTAAHELETDELTLRFTPIGIYQPAEGATKTITLRLRATNHLRTLTDSEVTTILGQIVEAATAVHSAERV, from the coding sequence ATGAAGGTTAGCTTAAATATAGTCAAACAGTATACATCGGTCGATTTGCCGGTTGAAGAATTGGTCGAGAAGATCAATCAGCAGCTTGGCGGCGTTGAGGAAGTTATAGACCTGGGCGCAAAGTACAAGGGAATTGTCATTGCCAGAGTTGTGTCGTGCGTCGATCATCCTGACAGTGATCATTTGCATGTTTGTATGATCGATGATGGTGGAATAGTGATGGATGTCGAACGTGACAACGCTGGCCTGGTTCGGGTCGTCTGTGGTGCCGCAAATGTCCGCGAGGGTCTCACGGTTGCCTGGCTGCCACCCCGTGCAACGGTTCCGTCTAGTATTGGCACAGGTGATCCATTTGTTTTAAGTAGTCGAGAAATACGTGGCGTGATGAGTAATGGCATGCTCGCCAGCCCAGCTGAACTTGCTATCGGCGATAATCACGATGGCATACTCGAGATTAATCCATCGGAGTGGAAGCCGTCAGGGGTGGAAATCGCACCCGGGGTGGATTTTGCTCAGGCGTTTGGCCTGAGTGACGTTATCATAGACATCGAAAACAAAATGTTTACACATCGCCCCGATTGCTTCGGCCAGCTTGGCGTTGCCCGCGAAATCTCCGCCATCCTAAAAGGAGTGCCAGCAGAAGACGACAATGATGCAGATACGCGCTTCGTAAATCCTGACTGGTACTGGCTCAAACCGGCCTTCGAATCTGCTGAGGGGTTGACGCTTAGTGTTCATAATGACGTGCCCCAAAAAGTTCCACGCCTGATGGCGGTGGCGATGAAGGATGTCAGTGTCGAGCCAAGCCCGTTGTGGCTCCAGTGCGCTCTCGTCGCATTGGGAAGCAAGCCCATCAATAACATCGTCGACCTAACAAACTACATCATGCTCCTGACAGCTCAGCCGACTCATGCTTACGACTATGACAAATTGCGCGGCGGTGTGTTGGGCGCGCGTATGGCAAAAGCGGGTGAGACAATTACTCTGCTTAACGGCAAGCAATACTCATTGTCGGAGGAAGATATTGTTATGACCGATGGTGAGGGTGCTATTGGGCTCGGCGGGATTATGGGTGGTGGTAACAGTGAGGTATTTGCCGGAACAAAGAACATTGTTCTTGAAGTAGCAAACTTCGATATGTATACCTTGCGTCGCAGCAGTATGCGCCATGGCTTGTTTACAGATGCCCTAACGCGTTTTAGCAAAGGCCAGTCACCGTTGCAGAACGACCGAGTGATTGCCCGGCTCATGGAGCTTATGGTCGTTCAGACGAACGGCAAACAGGCTAGTGATGTTTTTGATATGCCTAGTCATTCAGACCAGGCTGCAGAAGTTTCGCTAAGCGGTGAAATTGTCGTAAGTAGTAGCTTTATAAACGCTCGTCTGGGGCTTTCGCTCGAAGCCTGGCAAATTGGCGGGCTGTTACGCAGAGCCAACTTTGCATCATACCCCTCAGAAAAGGACGAGAATACGTTAATCATAACGGCTCCATTCTGGCGCACCGACATAGAGCAACCCGAGGACATCGTCGAGGAAGTCGGTCGGCTCTACGGGTTTGATAAGCTTCCTCGCGAGTTGCCCGAGCGTCCCATGAAACCCGCGCCGCAAAACGCAAAAATAGAAATGAAGCGAAAAATCACGCAAATCCTCTCTAGCGCCGGTGCAAATGAGGTTAAAACCTACAGTTTTGTTCATGAGCGAGTCTTGAAGGGTGCAGGTCAGGACGTTACCCAAGCATTTAAGTTGAGCAATGCACTCAGCCCCGATCTCCAGTACTACCGTCTGAGCTTGACGCCAAGTATACTCGACAAAGTTCATAGCAATATTAAAGCTGGCCACAATGAGTTTGCACTGTTTGAGTTTGGTAAGGCGCACCGTAAGGGCGACTTGGATGACGAACAGCTCCCGCGGGAATATGAACGGCTGGCGCTCGTCTACGCCGCCAAGAAATCACCTCACGCCGCTTACTACACTGCGCGGCGCTACGTCGAAGCGCTATCAGGAGATCTTCGCTATGTCACGCTGGCAGATTTTGATGCGTCTTCGTACCCTATTTTTGAGCAACTTGCGAAGTCATTTGACCCCAAGCGTGCGGCGGTGATTATGTCTGGCGACCAATTCGTCGGTGTCGTGGGTGAGTATGCTACCGCTACTCGTTGTGCATTCAAGCTTCCGGAGGGCGCAGCTGGTTTCGAGCTGTTCCAATCGTTCCTCCGCAAACTGACCCCAAGCCCTTACGTGCCACTCAGTCGCTTCCCCTATGTAACACAAGACGTTTCTTTGAAGGTTTCCGACGATGTTGCATATCAAGACTTATGCAACACCGTCCAGACAGCTGCGCATGAACTTGAGACAGACGAACTCACCTTGCGGTTCACCCCGATAGGTATATACCAGCCAGCCGAGGGAGCAACCAAAACCATTACGCTACGTCTTCGTGCAACCAATCACCTGCGGACACTCACCGACTCTGAGGTTACAACAATCCTCGGACAAATAGTCGAAGCAGCTACGGCCGTCCACAGTGCAGAGCGAGTCTAG
- a CDS encoding pyridoxamine 5'-phosphate oxidase family protein: MSAKKDNLPRSNKKSLKEFFEANMYCTLSTVGEDGQPWASPLYFGFDNKHYLFVRFAKDAQYMKNTRIDLPAPDVSKFIDDGPRRVFCLRPGAAWVNRARMTDAGFMDWREEVPLT; this comes from the coding sequence GTGAGCGCTAAAAAAGACAATTTGCCCCGTAGCAATAAGAAAAGTCTTAAGGAATTCTTTGAAGCCAACATGTACTGCACATTATCGACAGTCGGCGAAGATGGACAGCCATGGGCGTCACCACTGTACTTCGGCTTTGATAACAAACATTACTTGTTTGTTCGTTTTGCCAAAGATGCCCAGTACATGAAAAACACGCGGATCGATCTGCCAGCTCCTGATGTTTCCAAGTTTATTGATGATGGCCCAAGGCGTGTGTTTTGCTTGCGTCCGGGCGCAGCGTGGGTTAACCGTGCGCGGATGACGGACGCCGGTTTTATGGATTGGAGAGAAGAGGTACCACTGACATGA
- the pheS gene encoding phenylalanine--tRNA ligase subunit alpha, with the protein MSYQNPDIAKAAEVLLARVDSLPDKATILRAPELSALYIQIRTIPNEVKASFGRELNELKSELQARVDAAQDETSERAPIDVTAPMDVNAPQPSLLSAAQGSTHPITQEVNRIIDIFGRMGFVTEESREIDDQYHMFETLNFPKGHPARDDYDTFMTVETDKDGDPFIAPAHTSTMQNRTLRKYRENLAKGESIAVVVPDRCFRNEDLDARHEHTFYQVEGVYVARGVHAGMLIASLQQFLQEYYGQQLDVRVNPFYFPFTEPSFEFALSCPFCKGEDENCKVCSGEGWIELLGCGMIHPNVLKAADIDPTEYTGFAFGCGIDRLVMMKYAIEDIRHFESAKLDFLGQF; encoded by the coding sequence ATGAGTTACCAAAATCCCGATATTGCCAAGGCAGCTGAGGTACTGCTGGCACGAGTCGATTCGCTGCCAGACAAAGCCACAATTCTTCGCGCGCCAGAGCTCAGTGCTTTATATATTCAGATTCGCACAATACCAAATGAAGTAAAAGCATCCTTCGGTCGGGAGCTAAATGAGCTGAAAAGTGAGCTTCAGGCAAGAGTGGACGCTGCCCAAGACGAAACCAGCGAACGAGCGCCCATAGACGTAACAGCACCGATGGACGTAAACGCACCACAGCCGAGCCTACTTTCGGCTGCGCAAGGTAGCACGCATCCCATTACCCAGGAAGTTAACCGCATTATCGACATCTTTGGTCGCATGGGGTTCGTGACGGAGGAGTCGCGCGAGATCGATGACCAGTACCACATGTTCGAAACCCTCAATTTCCCCAAAGGTCACCCGGCACGTGACGACTACGATACCTTCATGACAGTCGAGACCGATAAAGACGGTGATCCATTTATTGCCCCTGCCCACACTAGTACCATGCAAAATCGCACATTGCGCAAATATCGTGAAAACCTTGCGAAAGGTGAGTCAATTGCTGTTGTCGTACCAGACCGCTGCTTCCGCAATGAAGACCTCGATGCCCGCCATGAGCATACGTTCTACCAAGTAGAGGGTGTTTACGTTGCAAGGGGTGTACACGCAGGTATGCTTATCGCCTCGTTGCAACAGTTCTTACAGGAATATTATGGCCAACAGCTTGACGTGCGAGTCAACCCGTTCTATTTCCCATTTACCGAACCAAGTTTCGAATTTGCCCTGAGCTGCCCATTCTGTAAGGGCGAAGATGAGAACTGCAAAGTGTGTTCTGGCGAAGGCTGGATAGAGCTACTGGGCTGCGGTATGATTCACCCAAATGTACTAAAAGCGGCTGATATCGACCCCACCGAGTACACTGGATTCGCCTTTGGCTGCGGTATAGACCGCCTCGTCATGATGAAATACGCCATCGAGGACATTCGCCACTTTGAATCCGCCAAGCTAGACTTTTTAGGACAGTTTTGA
- a CDS encoding hypoxanthine phosphoribosyltransferase, whose protein sequence is MLDALANGVMVGDTKMTAKELFSAQQIKVRIRSLAQEIAAAYAPKDSLHTVTVLNGSLHFSSELRLAVAEVNPRLGTTMTSDTIHLASYHGTGSTGEVRKISDLTHSVADKHVLVVEDIIDTGKTLSVLLSELRAQKPASLAVAALLRKPEKLLVPKDDLGSELYVGFDIGPEFVIGYGLDYDDLYRDLSAIYALSPAAQRG, encoded by the coding sequence ATGTTAGATGCATTAGCGAATGGAGTTATGGTGGGTGATACGAAGATGACGGCGAAGGAGCTGTTTTCTGCCCAGCAGATTAAGGTTCGGATTCGTTCTCTTGCGCAGGAGATTGCCGCAGCTTATGCTCCGAAAGATAGTTTGCACACAGTGACAGTCTTAAACGGTTCACTTCACTTTTCCTCAGAGCTCCGACTGGCCGTGGCAGAGGTAAACCCTAGATTAGGCACGACTATGACTTCAGACACGATTCACCTTGCGAGCTACCACGGTACTGGTAGTACGGGCGAGGTCAGGAAGATTAGCGACCTGACACATTCTGTTGCAGATAAGCACGTGCTGGTAGTAGAAGACATAATCGATACGGGTAAAACACTAAGTGTTCTGCTGAGCGAGCTTCGGGCGCAAAAGCCGGCATCGCTCGCCGTTGCAGCGCTGTTACGTAAGCCTGAAAAGCTACTTGTACCCAAAGATGATCTTGGCAGTGAACTATATGTTGGTTTTGACATTGGCCCTGAGTTTGTGATTGGTTATGGGTTGGACTACGATGATTTGTACCGCGACCTCTCAGCAATATATGCTCTTTCGCCTGCGGCACAGCGCGGCTAA
- a CDS encoding YajQ family cyclic di-GMP-binding protein, translating into MGNFSFDIVSEYDKAEMNNVFDQALREIASRYDFKGTPAELAWLDDKKGFKVTGSGEWQLDAILDIVRKKLSARSVSQKVLDTSHEIVESNLKASKEVPFKAGLDQDKAKTLTKLIRETYPKVNTQIQGEAVRVMSNSKDDLQAVMQLLKAKDDLDFPPQLHEFPINIE; encoded by the coding sequence ATGGGAAATTTTAGTTTCGACATAGTTAGCGAATATGATAAGGCAGAAATGAATAACGTTTTCGACCAGGCGCTGCGCGAAATTGCCAGCCGCTACGACTTCAAGGGTACGCCCGCCGAGCTTGCTTGGCTCGATGACAAAAAAGGCTTCAAGGTTACTGGGAGCGGTGAGTGGCAGCTAGACGCCATACTTGACATTGTGCGCAAAAAACTGAGCGCCCGCAGCGTGAGCCAAAAAGTGCTCGACACCAGCCACGAAATAGTCGAATCAAATCTGAAAGCCAGCAAAGAAGTGCCTTTTAAAGCCGGGCTCGACCAGGACAAAGCCAAAACCCTTACCAAACTCATCCGAGAAACCTACCCCAAAGTAAATACCCAGATTCAAGGTGAAGCCGTGCGGGTCATGAGCAACAGCAAAGACGATCTGCAGGCAGTTATGCAACTACTAAAAGCCAAAGACGACCTCGACTTCCCCCCTCAGCTTCACGAATTTCCGATAAACATCGAGTGA
- a CDS encoding glycoside hydrolase has protein sequence MSETDQEELHAEQVLTKQELADVEIRAALPLDEQARTILKANDRGSYTIPAEDLYPHQWLWDSCFIAIGLRHMDVDRAQTELLSVVKGQWSNGMLPNMIFSNEPQYRRDRDFWRSWVSPHSPDGVTTSGITQPPMLAEAVWQVGQKLSLAERRGWYRLMLPHIVSFHEWLYRERDPHGEGLVLLFHPWETGLDNTPPWTTELHDHLLPAWIRFIRWARLDGIIGFFRRDRHYIPPGQRLSTIETLAFFDAQRRLRRKAYDTLKILNHSLFSIEDLTYNCIFIRANERLRDMAKTLHQPLPDELLKRMEKSESALDQLYDPYSKTYWSRDFITHRLLKQPSIATLMPLYAGTLSKEHTEHLVRLLENEHIFGPAFPVPSVPLDSPQFNPDLYWQGPTWVNTNWLIIDGLRRAGYKDHADALAETTIDMVRRSGFSEYFDPVTGEPLGAHNFSWTAALVLDLLKQK, from the coding sequence ATGAGCGAAACAGACCAAGAAGAATTACATGCAGAACAGGTTCTAACCAAACAGGAACTTGCTGACGTAGAAATACGTGCTGCGTTGCCGCTCGATGAACAAGCGAGAACAATTCTAAAAGCAAACGACAGAGGTAGTTACACCATCCCAGCCGAAGATTTGTACCCCCACCAGTGGCTGTGGGATAGCTGTTTTATTGCAATTGGCCTCAGACATATGGACGTTGACCGGGCTCAGACAGAGCTACTTAGCGTTGTAAAAGGCCAGTGGAGTAATGGCATGTTGCCAAACATGATATTTAGCAATGAGCCACAATACCGACGAGATCGAGATTTTTGGCGCAGTTGGGTGAGCCCTCATTCGCCTGATGGCGTGACCACTAGCGGTATTACCCAACCTCCCATGCTCGCTGAGGCAGTTTGGCAAGTCGGGCAAAAACTTAGCCTTGCCGAACGACGTGGCTGGTACCGCCTTATGCTTCCGCACATTGTGTCGTTTCATGAGTGGCTATACCGAGAACGTGACCCGCACGGTGAAGGGCTTGTACTGCTTTTTCATCCCTGGGAAACGGGGCTAGACAACACACCCCCCTGGACAACCGAACTCCATGATCACCTGCTCCCTGCCTGGATTCGTTTTATACGTTGGGCTCGACTAGACGGTATTATTGGCTTTTTTAGGCGAGACCGCCACTACATACCACCTGGGCAACGGCTTTCGACTATTGAAACGCTCGCTTTTTTTGATGCCCAGCGCCGGCTGCGACGTAAAGCGTATGATACGCTCAAAATCTTAAACCACAGTCTTTTCAGCATAGAAGACCTCACGTACAACTGTATCTTCATAAGAGCAAACGAGCGGCTCCGAGATATGGCAAAAACCCTTCACCAGCCGCTTCCCGACGAACTTCTTAAACGCATGGAAAAAAGTGAAAGCGCTCTCGATCAGCTCTACGACCCATATAGCAAAACCTACTGGTCGCGCGATTTTATCACGCATCGTCTCTTGAAGCAGCCTTCCATTGCTACCCTCATGCCGCTGTACGCTGGGACGCTCAGTAAAGAACACACTGAACATCTAGTGCGCCTACTCGAAAACGAGCACATTTTTGGCCCAGCCTTCCCTGTACCGAGCGTTCCGCTCGATAGCCCGCAGTTTAACCCAGACCTGTACTGGCAGGGACCGACGTGGGTTAATACCAATTGGCTCATCATAGATGGCTTACGCCGCGCGGGCTACAAAGACCACGCCGACGCACTGGCTGAAACCACAATCGACATGGTACGCCGTAGCGGTTTTTCAGAGTATTTTGACCCAGTCACTGGCGAACCTCTCGGCGCCCATAACTTCTCTTGGACTGCCGCTCTCGTGCTGGATCTTCTAAAACAAAAATAA
- a CDS encoding undecaprenyl-diphosphate phosphatase codes for MIEFLQAIVLGIVEGITEFLPISSTGHLLISQELMNFRDSHELFTVVIQVGAIAAVIWYYKNDLIAKTVGLFRRDATAINFWKILAFGTLPAGVIGLAFDKVSSAISVPLVIALALIVGGIILWLVDNKPVHASNDPTMLHAISTRQALLIGLGQCVAMIPGVSRSGATIVSGLAVKLNRPTATAFSFYLSIPVLVLASAYKLAKYSDDIPNITGGWISIAIGLIAAFFTALLAVSWLLRYIANHNFKAFAVYRIVLGIVLLFAIWVGWL; via the coding sequence ATGATTGAGTTTCTACAAGCTATTGTTTTAGGCATTGTTGAGGGGATTACCGAGTTTTTACCAATTTCTAGTACTGGGCACTTGCTCATAAGCCAAGAACTGATGAATTTCCGAGACAGTCACGAACTTTTTACGGTAGTCATCCAAGTCGGGGCTATTGCGGCAGTCATTTGGTACTACAAAAACGATTTGATAGCTAAAACCGTTGGATTATTTCGACGTGACGCTACAGCTATAAATTTCTGGAAAATTCTAGCCTTTGGCACATTGCCGGCGGGAGTCATAGGCCTCGCCTTTGATAAAGTTTCTTCAGCTATTTCCGTACCCTTAGTGATAGCGTTAGCTCTAATTGTTGGTGGCATCATTTTGTGGCTGGTCGACAATAAACCTGTTCACGCTAGCAATGACCCTACCATGCTGCACGCTATTAGCACCAGGCAAGCGCTACTCATTGGCTTGGGTCAATGCGTGGCAATGATTCCAGGTGTCTCTCGCAGTGGTGCAACCATTGTGAGCGGCCTTGCCGTAAAACTGAACCGCCCGACTGCAACTGCATTTTCGTTTTATCTCTCCATACCGGTGCTTGTACTTGCCAGCGCCTACAAGCTAGCCAAATACTCTGACGACATCCCGAACATTACTGGGGGCTGGATAAGCATAGCCATTGGGCTCATTGCTGCGTTCTTCACTGCCCTCCTCGCAGTCAGCTGGCTACTGCGCTACATAGCAAACCACAACTTCAAGGCGTTTGCTGTCTATCGAATTGTGCTCGGGATTGTCTTGCTTTTCGCTATATGGGTTGGCTGGCTATAA
- a CDS encoding LysR family transcriptional regulator, producing MTDRVKKFVAVVEAGTFTRAAETLHISQPALSVAVRKLEKSLGVKLFESTGRQGVVLSQAGEFVYSSGLEHRKIDHNLKVQLASLGADKVPLRIGLIDSVAAVLCADDEPLKTLESKTELSIYVENSTALRRGVRRSELDLAVVVADDAEDDRLEIAAAATDNLLMVCSQSVVETLETDAEAGKSIPFLSYVQESATFAVIERALRQSGIQVTAVVYSTSPDSMLAMASRGRGAAVLPEVLVANKLQQGELVQMRLHGKPFLVQRRLHVVTLKGRKIPPRLTGLAFAMREQLRTFTV from the coding sequence ATGACAGACAGAGTAAAAAAATTTGTCGCGGTGGTAGAGGCCGGAACATTTACAAGAGCTGCCGAAACGCTACATATTTCGCAACCAGCGCTGAGTGTGGCTGTACGCAAGTTAGAAAAATCACTGGGCGTAAAACTTTTTGAAAGCACTGGTCGGCAAGGAGTCGTGCTTTCGCAGGCGGGTGAGTTTGTGTATAGCAGTGGGCTTGAGCATAGAAAAATTGACCATAACTTAAAGGTGCAGCTTGCTTCCCTAGGTGCCGACAAAGTACCTTTGCGTATTGGGCTGATCGATAGTGTTGCGGCTGTGCTGTGTGCCGATGATGAACCGCTTAAAACGCTGGAATCGAAAACAGAGCTGAGCATATATGTAGAAAATTCCACGGCACTTCGCCGTGGTGTAAGGCGCAGTGAGCTCGATCTTGCCGTAGTTGTCGCAGATGACGCAGAGGATGACCGGCTAGAGATAGCTGCCGCTGCAACCGATAACCTTTTAATGGTCTGTTCACAATCAGTTGTTGAAACGCTCGAGACGGATGCAGAAGCTGGCAAAAGTATCCCTTTTCTCTCCTATGTACAAGAATCGGCAACCTTTGCAGTGATTGAGCGCGCCTTACGTCAATCGGGTATACAAGTTACAGCTGTGGTGTATTCAACAAGTCCGGATAGTATGCTTGCTATGGCATCGCGAGGGCGGGGAGCGGCCGTACTGCCGGAGGTGCTAGTTGCAAATAAGCTGCAACAGGGGGAGCTAGTACAGATGCGACTGCATGGTAAACCGTTTCTTGTGCAGCGGCGGCTACACGTGGTTACGCTTAAAGGACGTAAAATACCTCCACGCCTCACCGGGCTTGCTTTTGCGATGCGTGAGCAGCTACGAACGTTTACAGTCTAA
- a CDS encoding inositol-3-phosphate synthase: protein MVKQKSIRVAVVGVGNCFSSLYQGLEYYRENTGDIIPGVMYADIGGYRTSDIAVVATFDVDPRKVGRPTGEAIFAQPNCARVFQEKVPEGPFVQMGNPLDGVSDYMQQQPEEFGFRVAKTKPADVVKILKETKADILINYLPVGSQLATEFYAQCAIDAGVAFLNCIPVFIASDPKWEQKFIDAGLPIIGDDMRSQIGASVVSQVLQELAFDRGAEVEFHQQLNIGGNTDFNNMMVQSRLASKKKSKENVIRAQNDIRGIPVPEHSLFAGPSTFLPYLKDNKVAYFNIRLKGFGGAPITMDLKLSVQDSENSAGVVIDAIRYLKVAHELGVVGSLRGPSAWTQKTPPEQMMYTDAKRECEALAKRQLTASVKKQVKK from the coding sequence ATGGTAAAACAAAAATCTATCAGAGTTGCGGTCGTCGGAGTCGGGAATTGTTTCTCGTCACTTTACCAAGGGCTTGAATATTACCGCGAGAACACTGGCGACATAATTCCAGGTGTTATGTATGCTGACATTGGTGGTTACCGTACAAGCGACATAGCGGTGGTTGCAACATTTGATGTTGACCCCCGTAAGGTGGGAAGACCGACTGGTGAGGCCATTTTTGCACAACCAAACTGTGCGAGAGTTTTTCAAGAAAAAGTCCCTGAGGGCCCATTTGTGCAAATGGGTAACCCGCTTGATGGTGTCAGCGACTACATGCAACAACAGCCGGAAGAGTTTGGCTTCCGCGTGGCGAAGACTAAGCCAGCGGACGTTGTTAAGATACTTAAAGAAACGAAAGCCGACATACTAATAAATTACCTGCCTGTTGGTTCACAGCTAGCAACCGAGTTTTACGCCCAATGCGCCATAGACGCCGGTGTTGCATTTCTTAACTGCATACCGGTTTTCATCGCCAGCGATCCAAAGTGGGAACAAAAATTTATCGATGCTGGTTTGCCAATTATTGGCGACGACATGCGCAGCCAAATTGGCGCAAGCGTAGTCAGCCAGGTGCTACAAGAGCTAGCTTTTGACCGTGGGGCTGAAGTTGAGTTTCATCAGCAGCTCAATATTGGCGGGAACACCGATTTTAACAATATGATGGTTCAATCTAGGCTTGCCAGCAAAAAGAAGTCAAAAGAAAATGTCATCCGAGCCCAAAACGATATTCGCGGCATACCAGTGCCAGAACATAGTCTGTTTGCCGGGCCTAGTACATTCCTACCTTACCTCAAAGATAACAAAGTTGCCTACTTTAACATTCGGCTCAAGGGATTTGGTGGCGCGCCCATCACAATGGACCTGAAGCTATCGGTGCAAGACAGCGAAAATAGTGCTGGCGTGGTGATAGACGCTATACGCTACCTCAAAGTTGCCCATGAACTCGGCGTGGTCGGTTCCCTGCGTGGCCCTAGCGCCTGGACGCAAAAAACCCCGCCAGAACAAATGATGTACACCGACGCTAAACGAGAATGCGAAGCCCTCGCCAAACGTCAGCTGACCGCTAGCGTCAAAAAACAAGTGAAAAAATAG
- a CDS encoding DNA recombination protein RmuC, with the protein MEQAVVLLGFVVVILAVALVFFLTRKPSNESALLLKEDLRNLSEDITKLKEGVQTQISDRLDKSQSAMFGALQKQTSESNKIITEITRNLTELKESNKRVVDVADELKTLQNILQNPKQRGGLGEYYLDTVLGNVLPPHVYEMQYSFKDGQIVDAVIKLDKGRLLPIDSKFSLENYNRLIEEKDKTQRENIVKIFKADLKNRIDETSKYIRPSENTLDYAFMFIPSEAIYYDLLVNNVGATGTNSRDLIEYAFIDKKVIIVSPTTLLAYLQTVMQGLKSLQIEEQAKDIQKRVGELGKHIAAHDSFMQKLGNSLSTTVNHFNGAHKSLQRMDKDVVKIADTTPSVEPLLLDKPQTDD; encoded by the coding sequence ATGGAACAAGCAGTCGTACTTCTAGGTTTTGTGGTTGTGATACTTGCCGTGGCTTTAGTTTTCTTTTTGACGCGTAAGCCTAGTAACGAGAGCGCACTGTTGCTTAAAGAAGACCTGCGCAACCTCAGCGAAGACATTACGAAACTTAAAGAAGGTGTACAAACGCAGATAAGCGACAGACTCGATAAATCGCAGTCGGCTATGTTTGGTGCGCTGCAAAAGCAGACAAGTGAAAGCAACAAAATCATCACCGAAATCACGCGCAATCTTACCGAGCTCAAAGAATCGAACAAGCGCGTTGTCGATGTAGCCGATGAGCTTAAGACCCTGCAAAATATTTTGCAAAACCCAAAGCAACGCGGCGGACTGGGTGAATATTATCTTGACACGGTACTCGGAAACGTCCTGCCACCGCATGTGTACGAAATGCAGTACTCCTTTAAAGACGGCCAAATAGTCGACGCAGTGATTAAGCTAGACAAAGGTCGTTTACTGCCGATAGACAGTAAATTTAGCCTAGAAAATTACAACCGGCTCATTGAAGAAAAAGATAAAACACAGCGGGAAAATATTGTAAAAATTTTCAAAGCCGACCTAAAAAACCGTATCGACGAAACGAGTAAATACATTCGCCCCAGCGAAAATACACTTGACTACGCCTTTATGTTCATCCCAAGTGAAGCAATTTATTACGACCTACTGGTAAACAACGTGGGCGCAACAGGCACAAATTCGCGCGACCTCATCGAATACGCATTTATTGATAAAAAAGTTATTATTGTAAGTCCCACGACACTGTTGGCATATTTGCAAACGGTCATGCAGGGACTAAAAAGCTTGCAAATAGAAGAACAGGCCAAAGATATTCAGAAACGAGTCGGTGAGCTTGGTAAGCACATTGCAGCTCACGATAGTTTTATGCAGAAACTTGGTAATTCACTGAGTACGACAGTCAATCATTTCAACGGCGCTCACAAGTCTTTGCAGCGGATGGATAAAGATGTTGTTAAGATTGCCGATACGACGCCCAGCGTTGAACCGTTGCTGCTGGATAAGCCGCAAACTGACGACTAA